One window from the genome of Thermus sediminis encodes:
- a CDS encoding peptidyl-prolyl cis-trans isomerase translates to MFGINKRVLTFLFGFLALVFVVGAVLLFTPQAGGEARGRPVLWVNGKPVHELDLLRLQGNDPLYAANPQGLLKTLVDTHFLEQVILTEALKQDAARIRVGSAEVRREVDRIREQFGLREKRAYEGFLNQIGYTDAQLRAEIRTQLQIQRRLEQIRSAAKPSPEEVRFYFEVHQEDYRTEPRVLARQIVVDDERLAEELMAKAKAGEDFAALARERSRVGAEQGGALGAAPGESDPRPVSRVVFPEKVAERVFALRGPGLVGPIEAGGRYYLVKVEEYLPPRVPSFEEVRDQVERDAQEAKGDGALEAYLANLRQRAQVRFAEGVAYQNPVVARVNGAEILLSQVLQPAFSNPQTAVLIQQGLGELVVQFFLPQTLEALVDREVLVKAAKESGGPFIGSKEEIAQAYLLYRTREVAATEAEARRFYAENPALFTVPARAEVVGVAFREETRARAFREAALRATDLQALARAQEGTVTEYGTVLPNQLPGVLDRLVFRTADVFARGALGEVSEVLKLEDGTFFVVLVRDRRPEALKPYEEVKEEALEGVRNRKRQEKAQSLIQSLRQQTEVEKLLTQVLADLAPETKEGEEESPEENP, encoded by the coding sequence GTGTTTGGCATCAACAAGCGGGTACTAACCTTCCTTTTCGGCTTTTTGGCCTTGGTCTTCGTGGTGGGGGCCGTTCTCCTCTTCACCCCCCAAGCCGGAGGGGAGGCCAGGGGCAGGCCGGTGCTTTGGGTAAACGGAAAGCCCGTCCACGAGCTGGACCTCCTCAGGCTCCAGGGGAACGACCCCCTCTACGCCGCCAACCCCCAGGGCCTGCTCAAGACCCTGGTGGACACCCACTTCCTGGAACAGGTAATCCTCACCGAGGCCCTGAAGCAGGACGCGGCCCGCATCCGCGTGGGCAGCGCGGAGGTGCGCAGGGAAGTGGACCGCATCCGGGAGCAGTTTGGCCTTAGGGAAAAAAGGGCCTACGAGGGGTTCCTGAACCAGATAGGCTACACCGACGCCCAGCTCCGGGCTGAGATCAGAACCCAACTGCAGATCCAGCGGCGCCTGGAGCAGATCCGCTCCGCTGCCAAGCCTTCCCCGGAAGAGGTGCGCTTCTACTTTGAGGTGCACCAGGAGGACTACAGAACCGAGCCCCGGGTCCTGGCCCGCCAGATCGTGGTGGACGACGAGAGGCTGGCGGAGGAGCTTATGGCCAAGGCCAAGGCTGGGGAAGACTTCGCCGCCTTGGCCCGGGAACGCTCCAGGGTGGGGGCGGAGCAGGGTGGAGCCCTGGGGGCCGCCCCTGGGGAAAGCGACCCGAGGCCAGTGAGCAGGGTGGTCTTTCCCGAAAAGGTGGCCGAGAGGGTCTTTGCCCTGAGGGGACCTGGGCTGGTGGGGCCCATAGAGGCTGGCGGGCGGTACTACCTGGTGAAGGTGGAGGAGTACCTGCCCCCCAGGGTCCCCAGCTTTGAGGAGGTGAGGGACCAGGTGGAGAGGGACGCCCAGGAGGCCAAGGGGGATGGGGCCCTCGAGGCCTATCTGGCGAACCTTAGGCAGAGGGCCCAGGTGCGCTTTGCCGAAGGCGTCGCCTACCAAAACCCCGTGGTGGCCAGGGTCAACGGGGCGGAGATCCTCCTCTCCCAGGTTCTCCAGCCCGCCTTTTCCAACCCCCAGACGGCGGTCCTCATCCAGCAGGGCCTGGGGGAGCTGGTAGTGCAGTTCTTCCTGCCCCAAACCCTGGAGGCCTTGGTCGACCGGGAGGTCTTGGTGAAGGCGGCCAAGGAGAGCGGCGGGCCCTTTATCGGCTCCAAGGAGGAGATCGCCCAGGCCTACCTCCTCTACAGGACCCGGGAGGTGGCGGCCACGGAGGCCGAGGCCCGAAGGTTTTACGCGGAGAACCCTGCCCTCTTCACCGTTCCCGCGAGGGCCGAGGTCGTGGGGGTGGCCTTCAGGGAGGAGACCCGGGCCAGGGCTTTCCGGGAGGCAGCTTTGAGGGCCACCGACCTCCAGGCCCTGGCCAGAGCCCAGGAGGGGACGGTGACCGAGTACGGCACCGTGCTTCCCAACCAGTTGCCTGGCGTCTTGGACCGGCTGGTTTTCCGAACAGCGGATGTCTTCGCCCGGGGAGCCCTGGGCGAGGTCAGCGAGGTGCTGAAGCTGGAGGATGGCACCTTCTTCGTGGTCCTCGTCCGGGACCGGCGGCCCGAGGCGCTTAAGCCCTACGAGGAGGTGAAGGAGGAGGCCCTGGAGGGGGTAAGGAACCGCAAGCGCCAGGAGAAGGCCCAGAGCCTCATCCAGAGCTTGCGCCAGCAGACCGAGGTGGAGAAACTCTTGACCCAGGTGCTGGCGGACCTCGCTCCAGAAACGAAGGAAGGCGAGGAGGAGAGCCCAGAAGAAAACCCCTGA
- a CDS encoding histidine phosphatase family protein, with amino-acid sequence MKEVWLIRHGETEWNAKRRFQGHLDVPLSPVGIGQAFRLAQRLAKSRQAFDGLHASDLRRARETAEPLAAVLGLTLNTSPLLREIDVGALAGLSREEAEARYPEFVQRALRDPWNTSRPGGESMADLAKRLKDFLEGLPPGRHLLVTHGGVIRAALKLALDLEGEAWRRFHIPNTSITRILFPSLEVLCVSDAGHLETWSDWLSDESLQ; translated from the coding sequence ATGAAGGAAGTCTGGCTCATCCGCCACGGGGAAACGGAGTGGAACGCCAAAAGGCGCTTCCAAGGCCACCTGGACGTGCCCCTCTCCCCGGTGGGCATCGGCCAGGCCTTCCGCCTGGCCCAACGCCTGGCCAAAAGCCGGCAGGCCTTTGACGGCCTCCACGCCTCCGACCTCCGCCGAGCCCGGGAAACCGCCGAACCCCTAGCGGCGGTCCTAGGGCTTACCCTAAACACCTCCCCCCTGCTCCGGGAGATTGACGTGGGAGCCCTAGCGGGCCTCAGCCGCGAGGAGGCGGAGGCCCGCTACCCCGAGTTCGTGCAAAGGGCCTTAAGGGATCCCTGGAACACCTCCCGGCCCGGAGGGGAGAGCATGGCCGACTTGGCCAAGCGGCTAAAGGATTTCCTGGAAGGCCTTCCCCCAGGCCGCCACCTCCTGGTCACCCATGGGGGCGTTATCCGCGCTGCCCTCAAGCTGGCCCTGGACTTGGAAGGGGAGGCTTGGCGGCGCTTTCACATCCCCAACACCTCCATCACCCGCATCCTCTTCCCGAGCCTGGAGGTCCTGTGCGTCTCTGACGCCGGCCACCTGGAAACCTGGAGCGACTGGCTCTCCGACGAGAGCCTCCAGTAA
- a CDS encoding carbohydrate ABC transporter permease, translating into MKLLLRVLNRALFYVLVAFVVVYSVFPFYWAVVSSFKPSGELFSTDPSFLPVPFTLEHYQNVFLQANFGRNLLNSLIVAGGATLLSLTLGVIAAYALGRLPFPPKNAVLYIVLAMTMFPQIAVLGGLFMLLRQMGLFNTHLGLILSYLLFTLPFTIWVLVGYFRGLPRELEEAAYVDGATPLQTLVKVMLPLAGPGLVTTGLLAFIAAWNEYLFALTFTVGDAVRTVPPAIASFGGASPFEIPWGSIMAASVVVTVPLVILVLVFQQRIVAGLTAGAVKG; encoded by the coding sequence ATGAAACTCCTTTTGCGCGTTCTCAACCGGGCCCTCTTCTATGTCTTGGTGGCCTTTGTGGTAGTCTACAGCGTCTTTCCCTTCTACTGGGCGGTCGTTTCCAGCTTTAAGCCCTCGGGGGAGCTTTTCTCAACGGACCCCAGCTTTTTGCCCGTGCCCTTCACCCTGGAGCACTATCAGAACGTCTTCCTGCAAGCCAACTTTGGCCGCAATCTTCTCAATTCCCTCATCGTGGCTGGGGGAGCCACCCTCCTTTCCCTGACCCTGGGGGTGATCGCCGCCTACGCCCTGGGCCGCCTACCCTTTCCCCCCAAAAACGCCGTGCTCTACATCGTTCTGGCCATGACCATGTTCCCGCAGATCGCCGTCTTGGGGGGGCTTTTTATGCTCCTCCGCCAGATGGGCCTCTTCAACACCCACCTGGGCCTTATCCTCTCCTACCTCCTTTTCACCCTCCCCTTCACCATCTGGGTCCTGGTGGGCTACTTCCGCGGACTTCCCCGGGAGCTGGAGGAGGCCGCCTACGTGGACGGGGCTACCCCGTTGCAGACCCTGGTGAAGGTGATGCTCCCGCTCGCGGGGCCAGGGTTGGTGACCACGGGACTCTTGGCCTTCATCGCCGCCTGGAACGAATACCTCTTCGCCCTCACCTTCACCGTAGGGGACGCGGTGCGCACGGTCCCCCCGGCCATCGCCAGCTTCGGCGGGGCCAGCCCCTTCGAGATCCCTTGGGGCTCCATCATGGCCGCCAGCGTCGTGGTCACCGTGCCCCTGGTGATCCTGGTCCTCGTTTTCCAGCAGCGCATCGTGGCCGGCCTCACCGCCGGGGCGGTGAAGGGTTAG
- a CDS encoding universal stress protein: MRILLATDGSPQARGAEVLAEWLCYKLSAKLLALFVRDVRLVRFPEVLDFGALTIPVSVRREEVERALTLKGEAILEQIRKNGEGAGLEVETLLETGLPHEAILRHARMADLVILGRSGEAHGGNFAGLGSTVDRILRASPTPVVVAPVDYVEVAGALLGYNASESAVRAMHTLTLLAKPLGLRVRVVSVHEDPVRAGAWALEAEAYLKDQGIAAEGLAFAGDPAEHLLALQGPSDLLALGAPVRRLVLGSTAEHVVRHALGPVLTAR; the protein is encoded by the coding sequence ATGAGGATTCTACTGGCTACGGATGGCTCGCCCCAGGCTCGCGGGGCGGAGGTGCTGGCGGAATGGCTTTGCTACAAGCTCTCCGCCAAGCTCCTCGCCCTTTTCGTGCGGGATGTGCGTTTGGTGCGCTTTCCCGAGGTTTTGGACTTCGGGGCCCTGACCATTCCCGTATCCGTTCGCCGGGAGGAGGTGGAGAGGGCTCTCACCCTTAAGGGGGAGGCCATTCTGGAGCAAATCCGCAAGAATGGGGAAGGAGCGGGCCTCGAGGTGGAAACCCTTTTGGAGACTGGTCTTCCCCACGAGGCCATCCTACGCCACGCCCGCATGGCGGATCTGGTGATCCTAGGGAGGAGCGGGGAGGCCCATGGGGGCAACTTCGCCGGCCTCGGGAGCACCGTGGACCGGATCCTCCGCGCCTCCCCTACCCCCGTGGTGGTGGCCCCCGTGGACTACGTGGAGGTAGCGGGGGCCCTTTTGGGGTACAACGCCTCGGAAAGCGCGGTGCGGGCCATGCACACCCTAACCCTCCTGGCCAAGCCCTTAGGCCTTAGGGTGCGGGTGGTGAGCGTGCACGAGGACCCCGTGCGGGCGGGGGCCTGGGCCCTGGAGGCGGAGGCCTACCTCAAGGACCAGGGTATCGCCGCGGAGGGCCTGGCCTTCGCCGGGGATCCGGCGGAGCACCTCCTGGCCCTGCAGGGTCCTTCCGATCTCCTGGCCCTGGGGGCCCCGGTGCGGCGGCTGGTGCTGGGGAGCACGGCGGAGCACGTGGTGCGCCACGCCTTGGGTCCGGTGCTCACCGCCCGATAA
- the gatB gene encoding Asp-tRNA(Asn)/Glu-tRNA(Gln) amidotransferase subunit GatB — translation MFEAVIGLEVHLHLKARTKAFCGCPADPFGAPPNAHTCPVCLGLPGALPVANRQAVAYGFRLALALGSRIPERLVFHRKNYFYPDLPKNYQISQYDLPLGQGGSLPLGERAVRIKRLHLEEDAGKSLHLEGRTLLDLNRAGSPLIELVTEPDLKTPEEARLFLQRIQALAQTLGISEASPEEGKMRADVNVSVRRVGEPLGTKVEIKNLNSFKSVQRALEYEIRRQTEILRRGERVKQATLGFEEGSGKTYPMRTKEEEADYRYFPEPDLPPVPIPQAWLEEVRQGLPELPWEKEKRYQALGIKAKDAEVLAYTPSLARFLDGALEFGLASPQALANWLLADVAGLLNDRGLALEATRLTPLALARLVALFERGEITSRVAKGLLPELLEGADPEALVRERGLGVVADEGALRGIVAEVVASMPEAAESVRKGKAKALDALVGQVMRRTKGQARPDLVRRLLEEALGVG, via the coding sequence ATGTTTGAGGCGGTCATCGGCCTCGAGGTCCACCTGCACCTGAAGGCCCGGACCAAGGCCTTCTGCGGCTGCCCGGCGGACCCCTTCGGCGCCCCTCCCAACGCCCACACCTGCCCCGTCTGCCTGGGCCTCCCGGGCGCCTTGCCCGTGGCCAACCGACAGGCGGTGGCCTACGGCTTCAGGCTGGCCCTGGCCCTAGGGAGCCGGATCCCGGAAAGGCTCGTCTTCCACCGCAAAAACTACTTCTACCCCGACCTGCCCAAGAACTACCAGATCAGCCAGTACGACCTCCCCTTGGGCCAGGGAGGGAGCCTACCTTTGGGGGAGCGGGCGGTGCGCATCAAGCGCCTCCACCTGGAGGAGGACGCCGGGAAAAGCCTCCACCTGGAAGGCCGCACCCTCCTGGACCTGAACCGGGCGGGGAGCCCCCTCATAGAGCTCGTCACCGAGCCCGACCTCAAGACCCCGGAGGAGGCCCGGCTTTTCCTCCAGAGGATCCAGGCCCTGGCCCAGACCCTGGGCATCTCCGAGGCCAGCCCCGAGGAGGGCAAGATGCGGGCCGACGTCAACGTCTCCGTGCGCCGCGTGGGGGAGCCTTTGGGCACCAAGGTGGAGATCAAGAACCTCAACTCCTTCAAGAGCGTCCAAAGGGCCCTGGAGTACGAGATCCGCCGCCAGACGGAGATCCTAAGGCGGGGGGAGAGGGTCAAGCAGGCCACCCTGGGCTTTGAGGAGGGGAGCGGCAAGACCTACCCCATGCGCACCAAGGAGGAGGAGGCGGACTACCGCTACTTCCCCGAGCCCGACCTCCCCCCGGTGCCCATCCCCCAGGCCTGGCTGGAGGAGGTGCGGCAAGGCCTCCCGGAACTCCCCTGGGAGAAGGAAAAGCGCTACCAGGCCCTGGGCATCAAGGCCAAGGACGCCGAGGTCCTGGCCTACACCCCCTCCCTAGCCCGCTTCCTAGATGGGGCCCTGGAGTTTGGCCTCGCCTCCCCCCAGGCCCTGGCCAACTGGCTCCTGGCGGACGTGGCGGGGCTTTTAAACGATCGGGGGCTCGCCTTAGAGGCCACCCGCCTTACCCCCCTGGCCCTGGCCCGCCTGGTGGCCCTCTTTGAGCGGGGGGAGATCACGAGCCGGGTGGCCAAGGGGCTTCTCCCCGAGCTCCTGGAAGGGGCGGACCCCGAGGCCTTGGTGCGGGAGCGGGGCCTAGGGGTGGTGGCGGACGAGGGGGCCCTGAGGGGCATCGTGGCCGAGGTCGTCGCCAGCATGCCCGAGGCGGCGGAAAGCGTGCGAAAGGGGAAGGCCAAGGCCCTGGACGCCCTCGTGGGCCAGGTGATGCGCCGCACGAAGGGGCAGGCCCGGCCTGACCTGGTGCGCCGCCTCCTGGAGGAGGCCCTTGGGGTAGGATAG
- the purM gene encoding phosphoribosylformylglycinamidine cyclo-ligase: MRYEEAGVHITQKAEALGRAKALVEATYTKEVLRGLGAFGGLFDAMALKGMRHPVLVATTDGVGTKTLLALEAGDVSGLGFDLVNHSVNDLLCQGARPLFFLDYLAAGRLDEGILTALLTSLAEACKALGIPLLGGETAEMPGVYREGTWDLAGTLVGVVEREEILGPERAREGDVLLALPSSGPHTNGYSLIRKVVAGKDLFTSVPELGESLKEALLRPHRAYLEEFLRLKEAGVETHAIAHITGGGVYENLPRALPQGLGAEIRRGTWPVPPIFPYLQRLGEIPEEEMFQVFNMGLGLILVLPEAEAKRAQALVEGFLVGRVVSGSGVRLL, from the coding sequence ATGCGCTACGAGGAGGCCGGGGTCCACATCACCCAAAAGGCCGAGGCCCTGGGGCGGGCCAAGGCCCTGGTGGAGGCCACCTACACCAAAGAGGTCCTGAGGGGCCTGGGGGCCTTCGGAGGCCTTTTTGACGCCATGGCCCTCAAGGGGATGCGCCACCCGGTCCTGGTGGCCACCACCGACGGGGTGGGCACCAAGACCCTCTTGGCCCTCGAGGCCGGCGATGTCTCCGGTCTCGGCTTTGACCTGGTGAACCACTCGGTGAACGATCTCCTCTGCCAGGGGGCGAGGCCCCTCTTCTTCCTGGACTACCTGGCAGCGGGGCGCTTAGATGAGGGCATCCTCACCGCCCTCCTCACCTCCCTGGCCGAGGCCTGCAAGGCCCTGGGCATCCCCCTCCTCGGCGGGGAGACGGCGGAGATGCCCGGGGTCTACCGGGAAGGGACCTGGGACCTGGCGGGCACCCTGGTGGGGGTGGTGGAGCGGGAGGAGATCCTAGGCCCAGAACGGGCGCGGGAAGGGGATGTTCTCCTGGCCCTCCCCTCCTCCGGCCCCCACACCAACGGCTACTCCCTGATCCGCAAGGTGGTGGCGGGGAAGGACCTCTTCACCTCTGTCCCAGAGCTTGGAGAAAGCCTCAAGGAGGCCCTTCTCCGCCCCCACCGGGCCTACCTGGAGGAGTTCCTCCGCCTCAAGGAGGCCGGGGTGGAGACCCACGCCATAGCCCACATCACCGGGGGCGGGGTTTACGAAAACCTGCCCCGGGCCCTCCCCCAGGGCCTGGGGGCGGAGATCCGTAGGGGCACCTGGCCCGTGCCCCCCATCTTCCCCTACCTCCAGCGCCTCGGGGAGATCCCTGAGGAGGAGATGTTCCAGGTCTTCAACATGGGGCTGGGCCTCATCCTGGTCCTGCCGGAAGCGGAGGCCAAGCGGGCCCAGGCCCTGGTGGAGGGTTTCCTGGTGGGCCGGGTGGTGTCGGGATCGGGCGTCCGTCTCCTATGA
- a CDS encoding MFS transporter encodes MLPLLLAWLHAVNDLFSNFLTPLLPKLMAHFGVGLGTAGLLVSVYSLTGSLLQPLAGLIADRMDRRLLAALGPLLVALGMGSLGLWPRFELLLLVLGLAGLGSALFHASGASLVGEFAPRQRRGFWLSFFGSAGYLGLSLGPIVALFTVGAWGLSGLLWLTPLALLPALFLLRLPPVRRQGKPAGLGDFLRVFRGDVARLWGMATLRSLVFMSFATTLPYWYAQRGIPDVYTALSLSIYSFSATLGAFLGGTLSDHLGRKTVLVGTLTFGLPLYLGLLLFPPENPFYLALLAVTGALMNAGIPVAVALAQELEPHQTATVSGLLMGFTWGFAGLFYAPVGHLIEIYGVIPVLLALGSLILPAWLLARSVREPRKMGA; translated from the coding sequence GTGCTGCCCCTTCTCCTGGCCTGGCTTCACGCCGTCAATGACCTCTTCTCCAACTTCCTCACCCCCCTTCTCCCCAAGCTCATGGCCCACTTCGGTGTGGGCCTGGGCACGGCCGGGCTCCTGGTCTCGGTCTACTCCCTGACGGGAAGCCTCCTGCAACCCTTAGCGGGCCTCATCGCCGACCGTATGGACCGGAGGCTTCTGGCGGCCCTGGGACCCCTCCTCGTGGCCCTGGGCATGGGGTCCTTGGGCCTCTGGCCCCGCTTTGAGCTTCTCCTTTTGGTCCTGGGCCTCGCGGGGCTGGGTTCGGCCCTCTTCCACGCTTCGGGGGCCAGCCTGGTGGGGGAGTTTGCCCCTAGGCAAAGGAGGGGCTTCTGGCTCTCCTTCTTCGGTTCCGCGGGCTACCTAGGCCTTTCCCTGGGCCCCATTGTGGCCCTCTTCACGGTGGGGGCCTGGGGGCTCAGCGGGCTTTTGTGGCTCACCCCTCTGGCTCTCCTCCCCGCGCTTTTTCTCCTGCGCCTGCCCCCTGTGAGGCGGCAGGGAAAGCCCGCGGGCCTGGGCGATTTCCTCAGGGTCTTCCGGGGCGATGTGGCTCGGCTTTGGGGCATGGCCACCCTCCGGAGCCTGGTCTTCATGAGCTTCGCCACCACCTTGCCCTACTGGTACGCCCAGAGGGGCATCCCCGACGTCTATACCGCCCTCTCCCTTTCCATCTACAGCTTCTCCGCCACCCTGGGGGCCTTCCTGGGGGGCACCCTTTCGGACCACCTGGGCCGCAAGACCGTTCTGGTGGGCACCCTAACCTTTGGCCTTCCCCTTTACTTGGGCCTTCTCCTCTTCCCTCCCGAGAACCCTTTCTACCTGGCCCTCTTGGCCGTCACCGGCGCCCTGATGAACGCAGGCATACCGGTGGCGGTGGCCTTGGCCCAGGAGCTGGAGCCCCACCAGACCGCCACGGTCTCGGGCCTCCTCATGGGCTTTACCTGGGGGTTTGCCGGGCTCTTTTACGCCCCCGTTGGCCACTTGATAGAGATCTATGGGGTTATCCCCGTTCTCCTGGCCTTGGGCAGCCTGATCCTTCCCGCCTGGCTCCTCGCCCGCTCGGTACGGGAACCCCGTAAGATGGGGGCATGA
- a CDS encoding type IV pilus twitching motility protein PilT: protein MPKTPDIVDLLSLAVERGASDLAITVGLPPMLKIDGEFHPTEYEPLSPQDTRRLMYALMDEKQQRVFEEEKELDFSFSLPGKGRYRVNVFLQRGSVGGVLRVVPAVIKGFEELGLPRNIAEIAMAPRGLVLVTGPTGSGKSTTLASMIDYINERRPVHIVTIEDPIEFFHKHKKAMVNQREIGADTHGFHKALRSVLRQAPDVILVGEMRDYETIAAAITAAETGHLVMGTLHTNSAPETVDRIIDVFPENQQGQVRVQLSNNLVAVLTQQLLPKAYGGGRVLAYELMIATPAVRALIREGKSHQLRSVIQTGGQYGMVTMDACLADLYRRKLITYELGLARAVDPKEFMRLAGVQEKPAGR, encoded by the coding sequence ATGCCCAAGACGCCGGACATCGTGGACCTGTTGAGCCTGGCCGTGGAGCGGGGAGCCAGCGACCTGGCCATCACCGTAGGCCTCCCCCCCATGCTGAAGATCGACGGGGAGTTCCACCCCACGGAGTACGAGCCCCTCTCCCCCCAGGACACCCGCCGCCTTATGTACGCCCTCATGGACGAGAAGCAGCAGCGGGTCTTTGAGGAGGAAAAGGAGCTGGACTTCTCCTTCAGCCTCCCGGGGAAAGGGCGCTACCGGGTGAATGTCTTCCTGCAACGGGGAAGCGTGGGCGGGGTCCTAAGGGTGGTGCCTGCGGTCATCAAGGGCTTTGAGGAGCTGGGCCTGCCCAGGAACATCGCCGAGATCGCCATGGCCCCAAGGGGTCTGGTCCTGGTCACGGGGCCCACGGGCAGCGGGAAGAGCACCACCTTAGCCTCCATGATCGACTACATCAACGAGCGCAGGCCCGTGCACATCGTGACCATTGAGGACCCCATTGAGTTTTTCCACAAGCACAAGAAGGCCATGGTCAACCAGCGGGAGATCGGCGCCGACACCCACGGCTTCCACAAGGCCCTCCGTAGCGTCCTGCGCCAGGCGCCCGACGTGATCCTGGTGGGGGAGATGCGGGATTACGAGACCATCGCCGCCGCCATCACCGCCGCGGAAACCGGCCACCTGGTCATGGGCACCTTGCACACCAACTCCGCTCCCGAGACGGTTGACCGCATCATCGACGTCTTCCCCGAGAACCAACAGGGGCAGGTGCGGGTGCAGCTTTCCAACAATCTGGTGGCCGTCTTGACCCAGCAACTGCTGCCCAAGGCCTATGGCGGGGGGCGGGTCCTGGCCTACGAGCTCATGATCGCCACCCCCGCAGTGCGGGCCCTAATCCGGGAGGGGAAGAGCCACCAGCTTAGGAGCGTGATCCAGACAGGGGGGCAGTACGGCATGGTCACCATGGACGCCTGTTTGGCGGACCTCTACAGGCGCAAGCTCATCACCTACGAGCTGGGCCTCGCCCGGGCGGTGGACCCCAAGGAGTTCATGCGCCTGGCTGGGGTGCAGGAGAAGCCCGCCGGCAGGTAG
- a CDS encoding phosphoglucomutase, which produces MEASALTRLLALYYEATPDPESPLERVAFGTSGHRGTSLKATFTEAHVLAIAQAIADLRESFGASGPLFLAKDTHALSEPAWATALSVFAANGIEVRIEEGYTPTPLVSLAILEHNAASPAKADGVLLTPSHNPPEDGGLKYNPPTGGPADTRITRAIEERANALLRENLKGVKRLPLKEALSRAKPFDFAGLYAEKVGEAVDLEAIRAAGLRLGVDPLGGASLGVWERLAERYGLHLEVVNRQIDPTFRFMPPDHDGKIRMDCSSPYAMAGLLALKDRYDLAIGNDPDADRHGIVTGRGLMNPNHYLAAALHHLFTTRAWPGAKAGKTAVTSALLDRVAGALGREVYETPVGFKYFVEGLLQGWLGFGGEESAGASFLRRDGRPFSTDKDGILLGLLAAEIMAKRGQAPDELYEALVEHLGRPHYARKDLPVPPEAKARLARLSPEEVGREVAGEPILQVLTRAPGNGEPLGGLKVVTQNAWFAIRPSGTEDVAKVYAESFKGEEHLQAVLEAALGLVARLLA; this is translated from the coding sequence ATGGAAGCTTCGGCCTTGACCCGGCTCCTTGCCCTTTACTACGAGGCTACGCCCGACCCGGAAAGCCCCCTGGAGCGCGTGGCCTTCGGCACGAGCGGCCACCGGGGGACGAGCCTCAAGGCGACCTTCACCGAGGCCCACGTCCTGGCCATCGCCCAGGCCATCGCCGACCTCAGGGAAAGCTTTGGGGCCTCGGGCCCCCTCTTCCTGGCCAAGGACACCCACGCCCTCTCCGAGCCCGCCTGGGCCACGGCCCTATCCGTCTTCGCCGCCAACGGGATTGAGGTGCGGATAGAGGAGGGGTACACCCCCACCCCCCTGGTCTCCCTGGCCATCCTGGAGCACAACGCCGCGAGCCCGGCCAAGGCGGACGGGGTTCTCCTCACCCCCAGCCACAACCCTCCCGAGGACGGGGGGCTCAAGTACAACCCCCCCACGGGAGGCCCCGCGGACACCCGCATCACCAGGGCCATAGAGGAGCGGGCCAACGCCCTCCTGCGGGAGAACCTGAAGGGGGTGAAAAGGCTTCCCCTGAAGGAGGCCCTTTCCCGGGCCAAGCCCTTTGACTTCGCCGGGCTCTACGCGGAAAAGGTGGGGGAGGCGGTGGACCTCGAGGCCATCCGGGCCGCGGGCCTGCGCCTGGGGGTGGACCCCTTGGGCGGGGCAAGCCTAGGGGTCTGGGAGCGCCTGGCGGAAAGGTACGGCCTCCACCTCGAGGTGGTAAACCGCCAGATAGACCCCACCTTCCGCTTCATGCCCCCTGACCACGACGGCAAGATCCGCATGGACTGCTCCAGCCCCTACGCCATGGCGGGCCTCCTTGCCCTCAAGGACCGCTACGACCTGGCCATCGGCAACGACCCCGACGCCGACCGCCACGGCATCGTCACCGGGCGGGGCTTGATGAACCCCAACCACTACCTGGCCGCCGCCCTCCACCATCTCTTCACCACCCGGGCCTGGCCGGGGGCCAAGGCGGGGAAGACCGCCGTGACCAGCGCCCTCCTGGACCGGGTGGCGGGGGCCTTGGGCCGGGAGGTCTACGAGACCCCGGTGGGCTTCAAGTACTTCGTGGAGGGCCTGCTCCAGGGCTGGCTGGGGTTTGGCGGGGAGGAGAGCGCCGGGGCCAGCTTCCTCCGCCGGGACGGCCGACCCTTTTCCACGGACAAGGACGGGATCCTCCTTGGGCTTCTGGCGGCGGAGATCATGGCCAAGCGGGGCCAGGCCCCGGACGAGCTCTACGAGGCCCTCGTGGAGCACCTGGGCCGCCCCCACTACGCCCGCAAGGACCTGCCCGTACCCCCGGAGGCCAAGGCCCGCCTCGCCCGCCTCTCCCCGGAAGAGGTGGGAAGGGAGGTGGCGGGGGAGCCCATCCTCCAGGTTCTGACCCGGGCCCCGGGGAACGGGGAGCCCCTAGGGGGCTTAAAGGTGGTCACCCAGAACGCCTGGTTCGCCATCCGGCCCAGCGGCACCGAGGACGTGGCCAAGGTCTATGCGGAAAGCTTCAAGGGGGAGGAGCACCTGCAGGCGGTGCTGGAGGCCGCCTTAGGCCTGGTGGCGCGCCTTCTGGCCTAA